The segment CCAGGGTTGATTTTCCTGCTCCATTGGCTCCGAGTACTGCCCAATGCTCCCCCGGTCGGACGGTCCAGTTGATATCGGACAGGACCTTGCGCCCCCCGCGTATTACCGAGACACCTTCCAGGTGCAGAAGAGCTCCAACTCCACTGTCTGCTGTGGGGCGGGGAGGTTCGATCATCAGCGTTGGGGCACAGGTGATGGGGGTGTCACGGGCCAGGAGTTCCGTCGCGGTCCCTGTGCGTTCAAGGGTGCCGGCACACATCAGGGCCGCGTGGGTCAGAAATGGTGGGCATTCCGGCAGATGGTGCGTGGAGAGGATGATCTGAGTGCCACTAGCCGCCACGGCAGTCAGTGCGTCCAGAATGCGTTGGCGCATTCGTTGGTCCAGGCCTTCCAGAGCTTCATCCAGAAGCAGAATGCGTGGTCTGCGCACCATGGCTCGCGCAATATGTACCAGGCGTCCCTGCCCGCGGGATAGTTCAAGGACATTGCGGTCCGCAAATTCACCTGCACCGATGGCTTCGAGTTGTGCCCTGGCCCGGTCGCGGTCCTCCTGCATGGGTTCTCCCCACAGGGCCAGGGTGTCGTAGATTCCGGTGCAGACCAGTTCCTCGCCTGTGTATCCTCGGTCCGAACGCACCCAGGCATCCTGATCATCCGATGAAATCAGGGCGATGTTGGCGCGGGCATCCAGGGCGCTTTCCGTGGGGCCGTCGCCGAAGTCCCAACTCCGTCTGCCCTCGTGTCCGAAAGGGCGGCCCTGAGCAGGGTGAACGTCACCACGTACCAGACGCATCAGAGTCGTCTTGCCCGCACCGTTGCCGCCAAGCAGTGCCCAGTGCTGGCCGGGCATGACCTGCCAGCTGGTATCCTTGAGGG is part of the Desulfovibrio ferrophilus genome and harbors:
- a CDS encoding ATP-binding cassette domain-containing protein, producing the protein MNSPIISIDHCAVRLGPGHALKDTSWQVMPGQHWALLGGNGAGKTTLMRLVRGDVHPAQGRPFGHEGRRSWDFGDGPTESALDARANIALISSDDQDAWVRSDRGYTGEELVCTGIYDTLALWGEPMQEDRDRARAQLEAIGAGEFADRNVLELSRGQGRLVHIARAMVRRPRILLLDEALEGLDQRMRQRILDALTAVAASGTQIILSTHHLPECPPFLTHAALMCAGTLERTGTATELLARDTPITCAPTLMIEPPRPTADSGVGALLHLEGVSVIRGGRKVLSDINWTVRPGEHWAVLGANGAGKSTLAALATGELRPTTGALAWFGQSDLVNVWNIRKRIGLVSPELQAKYRYNITGLELVTSGFFSSIGLYDRANARQIDRASQCLALTGMQGFEDRPIRSLSYGQIRRLIIARAMVTRPPLLILDEPCAGLDPAARAGFLEGLEALETDGTTLICISHRPEEIPANIQRALVLEQGVATYCGPLDRAPGQR